In a single window of the Neoarius graeffei isolate fNeoGra1 chromosome 28, fNeoGra1.pri, whole genome shotgun sequence genome:
- the LOC132876010 gene encoding leucine-rich repeat-containing protein 19-like has translation MIVMMKHLVLLWTLALSAASAEILENDSNKTLTNIPATYDANVTHLILKHNFIVMNSSDIQALRHYSNLTELDLSYNLIAEVPDGAFSALSNLETIYLTGNQLQTIRNETFTDLKKLKTLDLAENPWNCTQELLMLVKWMNDVGLQTGQNSTCATPENLAGRRILDVLKTSTTARSPVTSTTVTTKKTTSTSTTVTASTKTFMTIQSPAHRQLTTLSSQNTSSKDSLKEAEQNDKSVVTDTWKFLTGVIMIILCASMVIICAVNSPTWYKILFDYRHQRLREAEEYGNFNTGRYSDFSLDTEQTETSAHELDQGLTGPAEDEDGFIEDGYIQPEDYKEHADVDEVQTE, from the exons ATGATCGTGATGATGAAACACCTGGTCCTGCTGTGGACGCTGGCTCTATCGGCGGCTTCAGCTGAAATCCTG GAGAATGACAGCAATAAGACACTGACAAACATTCCTGCCACCTACGATGCCAACGTAACCCATTTAATCCTGAAACACAACTTCATTGTGATGAACAGCTCGGACATACAGGCTTTGAGACACTACTCCAACCTGACAGAGCTGGACCTCTCGTACAATCTCATAGCAGAGGTGCCTGACGGAGCTTTTTCTGCTCTCAGCAACCTGGAAACGATCTATTTGACAGGAAATCAACTACAAACGATAAGGAATGAAACTTTCACAGATTTGAAGAAACTCAAGACACTGGATCTGGCTGAGAATCCATGGAACTGCACGCAGGAGTTACTGATGCTCGTGAAGTGGATGAATGACGTGGGATTGCAGACAG GACAAAACTCCACCTGTGCCACTCCAGAGAACCTGGCTGGAAGAAGAATCCTGGATGTGCTCAAAACATCAACAACAGCGCGATCTCCAGTGACAAGCACCACAGTCACTACTAAAAAAACCACTTCTACTTCTACTACAGTCACGGCTTCCACAAAAACCTTTATGACCATCCAAAGTCCGGCACATCGACAGTTGACCACATTAAGCAGCCAGAACACTTCAAGCAAAG ACTCTTTGAAAGAAGCCGAACAAAATGACAAGTCAGTGGTGACCGATACATGGAAGTTCCTCACTGGAGTGATCATGATCATTCTCTGTGCGTCCATGGTCATCATATGTGCCGTCAATTCACCCACCTGGTACAAGATTCTGTTTGACTACCGGCACCAGAGGCTACGTGAAGCCGAGGAGTACGGTAACTTTAACACGGGCCGCTACTCCGACTTCAGCCTGGACACAGAGCAGACGGAGACCAGTGCTCACGAGCTGGACCAGGGCCTTACTGGACCAGCGGAGGACGAGGACGGCTTTATAGAGGACGGCTACATCCAGCCTGAGGACTATAAGGAGCACGCTGACGTTGATGAAGTCCAAACTGAGTGA